A region of Paramormyrops kingsleyae isolate MSU_618 chromosome 17, PKINGS_0.4, whole genome shotgun sequence DNA encodes the following proteins:
- the LOC111841479 gene encoding uncharacterized protein, whose translation MVGKIQIIFQDFFHHDYYCGIHEPGVTWLRCRLCPPVTGINPPPSWTVSRTEAQWDHSSPFCFLSGRLLCTMNPKGTHFGFLRKYGGFVFKQWKEKYLVLTAQGNLLVCRDADSPPNQVVSLSKDCLLIAEGREILDLPRLPPGGRRECCLALILTQDKFLLLLAENANDCSQWLNMLRRVRQGVASNGPSCKRQPSLTTSIMDGDPVSSQFREGETPAALLSEKDNTSYYQSLRRGKGTISQRAVQSGPVAPPPRSPDCLRHGNSSDARAVRAVCLLMGGAAVSSALGYLGSLCPPSHNVRSADSNPSRELSGLGRAGEHHAVDSPNIHSFDFEGDSDFDTFDCGGFAF comes from the exons ATGGTGGGGAAAATCCAGATAATCTTCCAAGATTTTTTTCATCATGATTATTACTGTGGCATCCATGAGCCTGGTGTCACGTGGCTTCGTTGTCGCCTGTGTCCTCCTGTAACTGGGATTAATCCCCCACCCTCGTGGACAGTATCTCGGACAGAGGCGCAGTGGGATCACTCCAGTCCCTTCTGCTTCTTGAGTGGAAGACTCCTGTGTACCATGAATCCCAAGGGCACACACTTTGGCTTCCTCAGGAAGTACG GGGGCTTCGTGTTTAAGCAGTGGAAGGAGAAGTACCTGGTGCTGACTGCCCAGGGAAACCTGCTGGTGTGTCGTGATGCAGATTCACCTCCGAACCAGGTGGTGTCTCTGTCGAAGGACTGCCTGCTCATCGCTGAAGGCAGGGAGATCCTGGACCTGCCCCGCCTCCCCCCGGGAGGCCGCAGAGAGTGCTGCCTGGCGCTGATCCTCACTCAGGACAAATTCCTGTTGCTGCTGGCAGAAAATGCCAACGACTGCAG CCAGTGGCTGAATATGCTGAGGAGAGTGAGACAG GGTGTAGCTTCCAATGGGCCATCCTGCAAAAGACAGCCTAGCCTGACCACTTCCATCATGGATGGAGACCCTGTATCGTCCCAGTTCAGAGAAGGGGAAACCCCAGCCGCCTTGCTCAGTGAGAAGGACAACACCTCCTACTACCAGTCTCTCAGGAGGGGGAAAG GCACCATCTCCCAGCGGGCAGTGCAGAGTGGACCTGTGGCTCCACCCCCACGTTCTCCTGACTGCCTTCGGCACGGAAACAGCAGCGATGCGCGAGCGGTGAGAGCGGTCTGTCTACTAATGGGAGGGGCGGCAGTGTCCTCCGCGCTGGGCTACCTCGGCTCTTTGTGTCCCCCATCTCATAACGTCAGATCAGCAGACTCGAATCCCTCCAGAGAGCTTTCGGGATTAGGGAGGGCGGGAGAGCACCATGCTGTCGACTCCCCGAACATCCACAGCTTCGACTTCGAGGGCGACTCTGACTTCGACACCTTTGACTGTGGGGGATTTGCCTTctag
- the LOC111841474 gene encoding cytochrome P450 2C20-like — MEISATLVLAGLVLVLVLLFSWGWRHKDVNLPPGPKPLPLLGNLMQLDRNAPFKSILKLSKSHGPVMTVYVGPQRCVVLVGYETVKEALVDQAEDFTGRAPLPIFQKITKGYGLVISNGHRWRQLRRFTLSTLRDFGMGRKRMEEWIQEESKHLVDSLASTNSAPCNPTFVLSQAVSNVICSLVFGQRFEYKDDAFHRLLSITNQTLQFISSPWGQFCNTFPWFMDHLPGRHNKILADIDELLASANEKIHKHQETLTPDCPRDFIDCFLTRLNQEKDNPSSEFQYNNMVYTVLNLFLAGTETTSTTLRYALMLLIKHPDIQEQAQLEIDTVIGRDRCPMMDDRKSLPFTDAVIHEVQRFLDIVPFSVPHYATWDISFRGYTIPKGTIIIPFLHSVLRDDSQWASPWDFKPGHFLDHNGNFKKNPAFMVFSAGKRACVGESLARMELFLFLVSLLQNFTFSCPGGPDSLDPTPEYSSFGRLPRQYQLIATPR, encoded by the exons ATGGAGATCTCCGCTACCCTGGTTCTAGCTGGCCTCGTGCTGGTTCTGGTGCTGCTTTTCAGCTGGGGGTGGCGCCATAAGGATGTTAATCTCCCACCAGGCCCCAAACCACTGCCTCTGCTGGGGAACCTAATGCAGCTGGACAGAAATGCTCCTTTCAAGAGTATCCTCAAG CTCAGTAAAAGTCATGGCCCGGTGATGACGGTTTACGTCGGTCCTCAGCGTTGTGTAGTTTTGGTGGGATATGAAACTGTGAAGGAGGCTTTGGTGGACCAAGCTGAAGACTTCACTGGCCGAGCCCCCTTGCCGATCTTTCAAAAAATAACAAAAGGCTATG GTTTGGTGATCAGTAATGGGCATCGCTGGCGTCAGCTGAGACGTTTTACGCTGAGCACGCTCAGGGACTTCGGCATGGGACGAAAAAGGATGGAGGAATGGATTCAGGAGGAGAGCAAACACCTAGTAGACAGCCTGGCCAGTACAAACT CTGCCCCATGTAATCCCACCTTCGTCCTGAGCCAGGCCGTGTCCAACGTCATCTGCTCATTGGTGTTTGGCCAGCGGTTTGAGTACAAAGATGATGCCTTTCATCGCCTTCTCAGCATCACCAACCAGACTCTGCAGTTCATCAGCAGTCCCTGGGGACAG TTTTGTAACACTTTTCCTTGGTTCATGGATCACCTGCCAGGGCGTCACAATAAAATCTTGGCAGATATTGATGAACTTTTGGCTTCTGCCAACGAGAAAATTCACAAACATCAGGAGACCCTGACTCCTGACTGCCCAAGGGACTTCATCGATTGTTTCTTAACAAGACTCAACCAG GAGAAGGACAACCCATCCTCTGAGTTCCAGTATAACAACATGGTATACACAGTGCTCAACCTCTTCTTGGCTGGAACTGAAACCACCAGCACAACCCTCAGATATGCTCTAATGTTGCTTATAAAGCACCCAGACATACAGG AACAGGCCCAACTTGAGATAGACACAGTCATTGGAAGGGACCGTTGTCCAATGATGGATGACAGGAAGTCCCTCCCCTTCAccgatgctgtgatacatgAGGTGCAGCGGTTCCTGGATATAGTGCCATTCAGTGTTCCCCATTATGCAACATGGGACATTTCCTTCAGAGGCTACACCATTCCTAAG GGGACAATTATAATTCCTTTCCTGCACTCTGTGTTGAGAGACGACTCCCAATGGGCGTCCCCATGGGATTTTAAGCCTGGACACTTCTTGGATCACAATGGAAACTTCAAGAAAAATCCAGCTTTCATGGTCTTCTCTGCTG GTAAGCGGGCCTGTGTTGGGGAGTCCTTGGCAAGGATGGAGCTCTTCCTGTTCCTGGTGTCCTTACTGCAGAACTTCACCTTCtcctgccctggggggcctgACAGCCTGGACCCCACCCCTGAGTATAGTAGCTTTGGTAGACTTCCAAGACAATATCAGCTCATTGCCACCCCCCGGTGA
- the cdkl1 gene encoding cyclin-dependent kinase-like 1 isoform X2, with amino-acid sequence MEKYEKLAKIGEGSYGVVFKCRHRETGQIVAIKKFVESEDDPVIKKIALREIRMLKQLKHVNLVNLLEVFRRKRRLHLVFEFCELTVLNELDRHPRGVPEAQLKSIVWQTLQAINFCHKHNCIHRDVKPENILLTKAGVIKLCDFGFARILTGPGDDYTDYVATRWYRAPELLVGDTQYGPPVDVWALGCVFAELLYGNPLWPGRSDVDQLYLIRKTLGDLIPRHQQVFRSNVFFSGVSIPEPDTMEPLEKRFLGISSQALTVMKSCLVMDPSLRLSCEELLALPYFHEEGGASWGREGERAGRRHDRGPRRRQPGLQYLPQLPSSNISPAPEVKKLVKPRYDHHLPNI; translated from the exons ATGGAGAAGTATGAGAAACTGGCCAAGATTGGAGAGGGCTCTTACGGTGTGGTCTTCAAATGTCGCCATAGAGAGACCGGGCAGATAGTCGCCATCAAGAAGTTTGTTGAGTCGGAAGATGATCCTGTCATCAAGAAGATCGCACTAAGGGAAATCCGCATGCTGAAG CAGCTGAAGCACGTCAACCTGGTGAACCTCCTGGAGGTATTCAGGAGGAAGAGACGGCTCCACCTTGTCTTTGAGTTCTGTGAACTGACCGTCCTCAACGAGCTGGACAGACACCCTCGCGG AGTCCCGGAGGCTCAGCTGAAGAGCATCGTGTGGCAAACTTTACAGGCCATCAACTTCTGTCATAAACACAAC TGTATCCATCGCGACGTGAAGCCAGAGAACATCCTCCTGACGAAGGCGGGGGTCATCAAGCTCTGTGACTTCGGCTTCGCCAGGATTCTCA CTGGTCCAGGTGATGATTACACCGACTACGTAGCAACGCGGTGGTACCGAGCCCCAGAGCTGCTGGTGGGGGACACTCAGTATGGACCCCCCGTGGATGTGTGGGCCCTTGGCTGTGTCTTTGCAGAACTTCTATACGGGAACCCACTGTGGCCCGGCAGGTCCGATGTGGACCAGCTGTACCTCATCCGCAAGACTCTAG GTGACCTGATCCCTCGCCACCAGCAGGTGTTCCGCTCCAATGTCTTCTTCAGTGGCGTCAGTATCCCTGAACCAGATACCATG GAGCCCTTGGAGAAGCGGTTCCTTGGCATCTCTTCCCAGGCCCTCACAGTGATGAAG TCATGCCTGGTGATGGACCCCTCCCTGCGGTTGTCCTGTGAGGAGCTGCTGGCACTCCCCTACTTCCATGAAGAGGGAGGGGCCAGCTGGGGGCGCGAGGGGGAGCGTGCAGGAAGGAGGCATGACAGGGGCCCCAGACGCAGGCAGCCAGGG CTCCAGTACCTCCCTCAGCTTCCCAGCAGCAACATCTCACCTGCCCCCGAAGTCAAGAAACTGGTCAAGCCCAGATATGACCACCACCTGCCTAACATCTGA
- the cdkl1 gene encoding cyclin-dependent kinase-like 1 isoform X1: MEKYEKLAKIGEGSYGVVFKCRHRETGQIVAIKKFVESEDDPVIKKIALREIRMLKQLKHVNLVNLLEVFRRKRRLHLVFEFCELTVLNELDRHPRGVPEAQLKSIVWQTLQAINFCHKHNVSTAGLCRYFPCVLTACVSSPCPQECIHRDVKPENILLTKAGVIKLCDFGFARILTGPGDDYTDYVATRWYRAPELLVGDTQYGPPVDVWALGCVFAELLYGNPLWPGRSDVDQLYLIRKTLGDLIPRHQQVFRSNVFFSGVSIPEPDTMEPLEKRFLGISSQALTVMKSCLVMDPSLRLSCEELLALPYFHEEGGASWGREGERAGRRHDRGPRRRQPGLQYLPQLPSSNISPAPEVKKLVKPRYDHHLPNI; this comes from the exons ATGGAGAAGTATGAGAAACTGGCCAAGATTGGAGAGGGCTCTTACGGTGTGGTCTTCAAATGTCGCCATAGAGAGACCGGGCAGATAGTCGCCATCAAGAAGTTTGTTGAGTCGGAAGATGATCCTGTCATCAAGAAGATCGCACTAAGGGAAATCCGCATGCTGAAG CAGCTGAAGCACGTCAACCTGGTGAACCTCCTGGAGGTATTCAGGAGGAAGAGACGGCTCCACCTTGTCTTTGAGTTCTGTGAACTGACCGTCCTCAACGAGCTGGACAGACACCCTCGCGG AGTCCCGGAGGCTCAGCTGAAGAGCATCGTGTGGCAAACTTTACAGGCCATCAACTTCTGTCATAAACACAACGTCAGTACTGCCGGACTCTGTCGTTATTTCCCCTGTGTGCTCACAGCTTGTGTgtcctccccctgcccccaagAG TGTATCCATCGCGACGTGAAGCCAGAGAACATCCTCCTGACGAAGGCGGGGGTCATCAAGCTCTGTGACTTCGGCTTCGCCAGGATTCTCA CTGGTCCAGGTGATGATTACACCGACTACGTAGCAACGCGGTGGTACCGAGCCCCAGAGCTGCTGGTGGGGGACACTCAGTATGGACCCCCCGTGGATGTGTGGGCCCTTGGCTGTGTCTTTGCAGAACTTCTATACGGGAACCCACTGTGGCCCGGCAGGTCCGATGTGGACCAGCTGTACCTCATCCGCAAGACTCTAG GTGACCTGATCCCTCGCCACCAGCAGGTGTTCCGCTCCAATGTCTTCTTCAGTGGCGTCAGTATCCCTGAACCAGATACCATG GAGCCCTTGGAGAAGCGGTTCCTTGGCATCTCTTCCCAGGCCCTCACAGTGATGAAG TCATGCCTGGTGATGGACCCCTCCCTGCGGTTGTCCTGTGAGGAGCTGCTGGCACTCCCCTACTTCCATGAAGAGGGAGGGGCCAGCTGGGGGCGCGAGGGGGAGCGTGCAGGAAGGAGGCATGACAGGGGCCCCAGACGCAGGCAGCCAGGG CTCCAGTACCTCCCTCAGCTTCCCAGCAGCAACATCTCACCTGCCCCCGAAGTCAAGAAACTGGTCAAGCCCAGATATGACCACCACCTGCCTAACATCTGA
- the LOC111841476 gene encoding transforming growth factor beta-1 proprotein-like isoform X1 encodes MWAGWLTLSALWVLGTVGGSNGMSTCKTLDLELVKRKRIEAIRGQILSKLRLLKEPEPQEGDEGENIPSSLISAYNSTVNMTEEWAMQHQDQPSSPEQEEEEYFAKEVHKFNIMSNSNKKEIQLIFNLSEIRAALVSEHLLSYAELRLPIKEVILDKDKEQRMELYSGDGEKARYLGSRFVNSKMNGQWLSFNATQTVRDWLLGNEDTQQLHLKPHCSCDGSSHNFKLQISGMEELRGDLETMSKNMEKPHLLVMSIPQDRAGQLTSRRKRSTATEESCSEKNENCCVRKLYIDFRKDLGWKWIHRPKGYHANYCMGSCTYIWNADNKYSQILALYKHHNPGASAQPCCAPQVLDPLPILYYVGRQHKVEQLSNMVVKTCKCN; translated from the exons ATGTGGGCTGGTTGGCTGACTCTGTCTGCACTCTGGGTGCTGGGCACTGTGGGCGGCAGCAACGGAATGTCCACCTGCAAGACGCTGGACCTGGAGCTGGTGAAGAGGAAGCGCATTGAGGCCATCCGGGGCCAGATCCTAAGCAAGCTGCGGCTGCTGAAGGAACCGGAGCCCCAGGAGGGCGACGAGGGCGAGAACATCCCCTCCTCCTTGATATCGGCTTACAACAGTACGGTGAACATGACTGAGGAGTGGGCTATGCAGCACCAGGACCAGCCCTCGTCCCCTGAGCAAGAGGAAGAAGAATACTTTGCCAAGGAAGTGCACAAGTTCAACATTATGTCAA ATTCCAATAAGAAAGAGATTCAGCTGATTTTCAACCTGAGCGAGATTCGGGCAGCGTTGGTGAGCGAGCACCTGCTGTCCTACGCCGAGCTACGGCTGCCCATCAAAGAGGTTATCTTGGACAAGGACAAAGAGCAGAGGATGGAGCTGTACAGCGGCGACGGCGAGAAGGCCCGCTACTTGGGGTCACGCTTCGTCAACTCCAAGATGAATGGCCAGTGGCTGTCCTTCAATGCTACACAGACCGTCAGGGATTGGCTACTGGGGAATG AAGATACCCAGCAATTGCATCTGAAGCCACACTGTAGCTGTGATGGTTCGTCTCATAATTTCAAGTTGCAGATCTCAG GAATGGAGGAGTTAAGAGGGGACTTAGAGACCATGTCCAAGAACATGGAGAAACCCCACCTCCTGGTGATGTCGATCCCTCAGGACCGCGCCGGCCAGCTCACGTCACGCAGGAAGCGCTCTACTGCCACGGAGGAGTCGTGCTCCGA aaaaaatgaaaactgctGCGTGCGGAAGCTGTACATTGACTTCCGGAAAGATCTGGGCTGGAAATGGATCCACAGACCGAAAGGATACCATGCCAACTACTGCATGGGCTCCTGCACGTACATCTGGAATGCGGACAATAAGTACTCTCAG ATCCTGGCTCTGTACAAACACCACAACCCGGGGGCGTCAGCACAGCCCTGCTGCGCACCTCAGGTCCTGGACCCCCTGCCCATTCTCTACTACGTAGGGAGGCAGCACAAG GTAGAACAGCTGTCAAACATGGTAGTTAAGACCTGCAAATGCAACTAA
- the LOC111841476 gene encoding transforming growth factor beta-1 proprotein-like isoform X2 gives MSTCKTLDLELVKRKRIEAIRGQILSKLRLLKEPEPQEGDEGENIPSSLISAYNSTVNMTEEWAMQHQDQPSSPEQEEEEYFAKEVHKFNIMSNSNKKEIQLIFNLSEIRAALVSEHLLSYAELRLPIKEVILDKDKEQRMELYSGDGEKARYLGSRFVNSKMNGQWLSFNATQTVRDWLLGNEDTQQLHLKPHCSCDGSSHNFKLQISGMEELRGDLETMSKNMEKPHLLVMSIPQDRAGQLTSRRKRSTATEESCSEKNENCCVRKLYIDFRKDLGWKWIHRPKGYHANYCMGSCTYIWNADNKYSQILALYKHHNPGASAQPCCAPQVLDPLPILYYVGRQHKVEQLSNMVVKTCKCN, from the exons ATGTCCACCTGCAAGACGCTGGACCTGGAGCTGGTGAAGAGGAAGCGCATTGAGGCCATCCGGGGCCAGATCCTAAGCAAGCTGCGGCTGCTGAAGGAACCGGAGCCCCAGGAGGGCGACGAGGGCGAGAACATCCCCTCCTCCTTGATATCGGCTTACAACAGTACGGTGAACATGACTGAGGAGTGGGCTATGCAGCACCAGGACCAGCCCTCGTCCCCTGAGCAAGAGGAAGAAGAATACTTTGCCAAGGAAGTGCACAAGTTCAACATTATGTCAA ATTCCAATAAGAAAGAGATTCAGCTGATTTTCAACCTGAGCGAGATTCGGGCAGCGTTGGTGAGCGAGCACCTGCTGTCCTACGCCGAGCTACGGCTGCCCATCAAAGAGGTTATCTTGGACAAGGACAAAGAGCAGAGGATGGAGCTGTACAGCGGCGACGGCGAGAAGGCCCGCTACTTGGGGTCACGCTTCGTCAACTCCAAGATGAATGGCCAGTGGCTGTCCTTCAATGCTACACAGACCGTCAGGGATTGGCTACTGGGGAATG AAGATACCCAGCAATTGCATCTGAAGCCACACTGTAGCTGTGATGGTTCGTCTCATAATTTCAAGTTGCAGATCTCAG GAATGGAGGAGTTAAGAGGGGACTTAGAGACCATGTCCAAGAACATGGAGAAACCCCACCTCCTGGTGATGTCGATCCCTCAGGACCGCGCCGGCCAGCTCACGTCACGCAGGAAGCGCTCTACTGCCACGGAGGAGTCGTGCTCCGA aaaaaatgaaaactgctGCGTGCGGAAGCTGTACATTGACTTCCGGAAAGATCTGGGCTGGAAATGGATCCACAGACCGAAAGGATACCATGCCAACTACTGCATGGGCTCCTGCACGTACATCTGGAATGCGGACAATAAGTACTCTCAG ATCCTGGCTCTGTACAAACACCACAACCCGGGGGCGTCAGCACAGCCCTGCTGCGCACCTCAGGTCCTGGACCCCCTGCCCATTCTCTACTACGTAGGGAGGCAGCACAAG GTAGAACAGCTGTCAAACATGGTAGTTAAGACCTGCAAATGCAACTAA